In Burkholderia pyrrocinia, the following proteins share a genomic window:
- a CDS encoding ABC transporter permease, with protein sequence MTRRTVQLVGSLVAIIVVGWALARGIGAETFSQHADDLAYYAGQHMLLVVYSMTLAIVAGVPAGVLLSRPRFQHQAERFMQVFNIGNTIPSLAVLAIALGIFGIGNVPAIVALFLASLLPITRNAYEGMKNVPAALREAAKGIGMTGWQSLVRVELPHALPIIVGGVRTALAINVGTAPLAYLIGADSLGSLIFPGIYLDNQPLLLLGASLTAILALLLDGIVAAGSRHWLARQGGMA encoded by the coding sequence ATGACTCGACGCACTGTCCAACTGGTGGGCAGCCTGGTGGCGATCATCGTCGTCGGATGGGCATTGGCGCGCGGCATCGGCGCCGAGACGTTCAGCCAGCACGCAGACGATCTCGCCTACTACGCGGGCCAGCACATGCTGCTGGTCGTCTATTCGATGACGCTCGCCATCGTCGCGGGCGTGCCCGCCGGCGTGCTGCTGAGCCGGCCGCGGTTCCAGCATCAGGCCGAGCGCTTCATGCAGGTGTTCAACATCGGCAACACGATCCCGTCACTCGCCGTGCTGGCCATCGCGCTCGGCATTTTCGGCATCGGCAACGTGCCCGCCATCGTCGCACTGTTCCTCGCGTCGTTGCTGCCCATCACGCGCAACGCCTATGAAGGCATGAAGAACGTGCCGGCTGCGCTGCGCGAAGCCGCCAAAGGCATCGGCATGACGGGCTGGCAATCGCTTGTGCGCGTCGAGTTGCCCCATGCGCTGCCGATCATCGTCGGCGGCGTGCGCACCGCGCTCGCGATCAACGTCGGGACGGCGCCGCTCGCCTACCTGATCGGCGCAGACAGCCTCGGCTCGCTGATCTTCCCGGGCATCTATCTCGACAACCAGCCGCTGCTGCTGCTCGGTGCGTCACTCACCGCGATACTGGCGCTCCTGCTCGACGGCATCGTCGCGGCCGGCAGCCGCCACTGGCTCGCCCGCCAGGGGGGAATGGCATGA
- a CDS encoding AraC family transcriptional regulator, translated as MDSRSHRNQSRAEHSLRSSLGLARPAGRQEDIPATVHAIAVALDECRVRHIDGAALLEGTGLGADEVASPNLHVNRGQEQRCFRNLLCCSGVPSIGLSIGARLHVSTLGLAGYAMLISGSVMQAFRCMSQFPLFMGLYFDVRVDAHAGGMSVTIGRYNGEPDLEGFQVDMCLSSLRLIVSDLVGKPVWPEQLHLARRTPRNAADYARHFGCTVAFNAGDNRLVFTSVTGMETPRLANEVSFNALHGQCEALERQWAASVGTRFADRAKELMARDLARFKSMTSLANALHLTERTLRRRLDKDGITFQSLLDEVRHDEAVRMLDDHTLTVAAIAERLGYSEPRSFRHAYRRWTGKTPRADPDAGASTTHAAKPLRKSASK; from the coding sequence ATGGACAGCAGGTCTCATCGAAACCAGAGCAGGGCCGAGCACAGCCTGCGTTCGTCGCTCGGCCTCGCGCGTCCGGCCGGACGCCAGGAAGACATTCCCGCCACCGTCCACGCGATCGCGGTCGCGCTGGACGAGTGCCGCGTGCGGCACATCGACGGCGCCGCGCTGCTCGAAGGCACGGGGCTCGGCGCGGACGAAGTCGCTTCGCCGAACCTGCACGTGAACCGCGGCCAGGAGCAGCGCTGTTTCCGCAACCTGCTGTGCTGCAGCGGCGTGCCGTCGATCGGGCTGTCGATCGGCGCGCGGCTGCACGTGTCGACGCTCGGCCTCGCCGGCTACGCAATGTTGATCAGCGGCTCCGTGATGCAGGCATTCCGGTGCATGAGCCAGTTTCCGCTGTTCATGGGGCTGTATTTCGACGTGCGCGTCGACGCGCACGCGGGCGGCATGAGCGTGACCATCGGCCGCTACAACGGCGAGCCCGATCTCGAGGGGTTTCAAGTCGACATGTGCTTGTCCAGCCTGCGCCTGATCGTGTCCGATCTCGTCGGCAAACCGGTCTGGCCCGAGCAGTTGCATCTCGCGCGCCGCACGCCGCGCAACGCAGCCGACTACGCGCGCCACTTCGGCTGCACGGTCGCGTTCAATGCGGGCGACAACCGTCTCGTGTTCACGTCCGTGACTGGCATGGAGACGCCGCGCCTCGCGAACGAAGTCAGCTTCAACGCGCTGCACGGCCAGTGCGAGGCACTCGAACGGCAGTGGGCCGCGTCGGTCGGCACGCGCTTCGCCGATCGCGCGAAGGAGCTGATGGCGCGCGACCTCGCGCGCTTCAAGTCGATGACGTCGCTCGCGAACGCGCTGCACCTGACGGAGCGCACGCTGCGCAGGCGGCTCGACAAGGACGGCATCACGTTTCAGTCGTTGCTCGATGAGGTGCGCCACGACGAAGCGGTGCGGATGCTCGACGACCACACGCTGACGGTCGCGGCGATCGCCGAACGTCTCGGCTACAGCGAGCCGCGCAGCTTCCGTCACGCGTATCGGCGCTGGACCGGCAAGACGCCGCGCGCCGATCCGGATGCCGGTGCTTCGACGACGCATGCTGCGAAACCGCTCAGGAAATCCGCTTCGAAATGA
- a CDS encoding APC family permease — protein MNNDRPGRSASAAATHDAGTCTHRGDADRRCKPHLLGLSTLVIFGLAYMLPMTVFTTYGLVTSETNGHLTAAYAVTLVAMLFTARSYGHMARLMPSAGSAYTFASRNFGTSAGFMVGWALLMDYLFIPMISYLAIGIYMKQLFPAVPASVWIVASIALITGLNIVGIRLVNRVNLILIASQLVFIAIFVVASTRVAAGEGLSMAVALPSSGDARAIFAGSAILCLSFLGFDAVTTLSEETREPRRTVPRAILLCTLASGLLFMLIAYVGQVVFPDWHAFKDLDSASLELMRRIGGGTLSAFFVAVYVAGCFASAMAGQASVTRVLFAMGRDQVLPERVFGHLHARLRTPVRATLVVGVVSLSALFITLDLASTMISFGALVAFAIVNLCVMRSYLCRPENRHVAGWITFGLMPAIGFAMNVWLWSGLSRQTFYVGIGWLVLGLCQLVWLTRGFTRPAPTLSMN, from the coding sequence ATGAACAACGACAGGCCGGGTCGATCCGCATCAGCCGCTGCGACACATGACGCCGGGACGTGCACGCATCGCGGCGACGCGGACAGACGCTGCAAGCCGCACCTGCTCGGACTCTCGACGCTGGTGATCTTCGGCCTCGCGTACATGCTGCCGATGACGGTGTTCACAACCTACGGGCTCGTCACGAGCGAGACGAACGGGCATCTGACGGCCGCCTACGCGGTCACGCTGGTCGCGATGCTGTTCACCGCGCGCAGCTATGGCCACATGGCGCGGCTGATGCCGAGCGCCGGGTCGGCCTATACGTTCGCGAGCCGCAACTTCGGCACGTCGGCCGGCTTCATGGTCGGTTGGGCGTTGCTGATGGACTACCTGTTCATCCCGATGATCAGCTACCTCGCGATCGGCATCTACATGAAGCAACTATTCCCGGCAGTGCCGGCCAGCGTGTGGATCGTCGCGAGCATCGCGCTGATCACCGGGCTGAACATCGTCGGCATCCGGCTCGTCAATCGCGTGAACCTGATCCTGATCGCGAGCCAGCTCGTGTTCATCGCGATCTTCGTCGTCGCATCGACACGGGTCGCAGCCGGCGAAGGTTTGTCGATGGCCGTCGCGTTGCCGTCGTCGGGCGATGCGCGTGCGATCTTCGCCGGGTCCGCGATCCTGTGCCTGTCGTTCCTCGGTTTCGATGCCGTCACCACGCTGTCGGAGGAAACGCGCGAGCCGCGGCGCACGGTCCCGCGCGCGATCCTGCTCTGCACGCTGGCGAGCGGCCTGCTGTTCATGCTGATCGCGTATGTCGGGCAAGTGGTGTTTCCCGACTGGCACGCGTTCAAGGATCTCGATTCGGCGAGCCTCGAACTGATGCGGCGCATCGGCGGCGGCACGCTGTCGGCGTTCTTCGTCGCGGTGTACGTGGCCGGCTGCTTCGCGAGCGCGATGGCCGGGCAGGCAAGCGTGACGCGCGTGCTGTTCGCGATGGGCCGCGACCAGGTGCTGCCCGAACGCGTGTTCGGGCACCTGCATGCGCGGCTGCGCACGCCGGTGCGCGCGACGCTCGTGGTCGGCGTCGTGTCGCTGTCCGCGCTGTTCATCACGCTCGATCTCGCGTCGACGATGATCAGCTTCGGCGCACTCGTCGCGTTCGCGATCGTGAACCTGTGCGTGATGCGCAGCTATCTGTGCCGGCCCGAGAACCGCCATGTCGCGGGCTGGATCACGTTCGGCCTGATGCCGGCGATCGGCTTCGCGATGAACGTATGGCTCTGGTCGGGACTGTCGCGCCAGACGTTCTACGTCGGCATCGGCTGGCTCGTGCTCGGACTCTGCCAGCTCGTGTGGCTGACGCGCGGCTTCACGCGCCCGGCGCCGACGCTGTCGATGAATTGA
- a CDS encoding glycine betaine ABC transporter substrate-binding protein produces the protein MTLHRTIRSIARLCVAGALCMAASTPALAAKLVLGAKNFTEQYVLAEVTAQYLRSRGYDVEVRSGLGSTLARSALENGQFDLMWDYTGTAALVYNKIHDKLSPDEMYRRVKALDVPRGLVWLDASPLNDTYAIGLPSPVAQATGIKTISQLAEHLKSDPAAKHYVFGMDAEFANRPDGLKPLLAAYSMQFSRAQIKQMDPGLVYTALHNNQLKIGLVYTTDGRVKGFGIVPLEDDKHFFPPYNATPVVRKGTLEHNPKLATQLNALSAALDNDVMQAMAKAVDLDGRSPREVADAFLRTHQLP, from the coding sequence ATGACGCTTCACCGCACCATTCGATCGATCGCGCGCCTGTGCGTCGCCGGCGCGTTGTGCATGGCGGCCAGCACGCCGGCGCTCGCCGCGAAGCTCGTGCTGGGCGCGAAGAATTTCACCGAGCAATACGTGCTGGCGGAAGTCACCGCGCAATACCTGCGTTCGCGCGGCTATGACGTGGAAGTCCGCTCCGGCCTCGGCAGTACGCTCGCGCGCAGCGCGCTGGAGAACGGCCAGTTCGATCTCATGTGGGATTACACGGGAACGGCGGCGCTGGTCTACAACAAGATCCACGACAAGCTCTCGCCCGACGAAATGTACCGGCGCGTCAAGGCGCTCGATGTCCCGCGCGGGCTCGTATGGCTCGACGCGTCGCCGCTCAACGACACCTATGCGATCGGCTTGCCCAGCCCGGTCGCGCAAGCCACCGGCATCAAGACAATCTCGCAACTCGCCGAGCACCTGAAGAGCGATCCGGCCGCGAAGCACTACGTGTTCGGCATGGACGCGGAATTCGCGAATCGCCCCGACGGCCTGAAGCCGCTGCTCGCTGCGTACAGCATGCAGTTCAGCCGCGCGCAGATCAAACAGATGGATCCGGGGCTCGTCTACACGGCGCTGCACAACAACCAGCTGAAGATCGGCCTCGTCTACACGACCGACGGGCGCGTGAAGGGCTTCGGCATCGTGCCGCTCGAGGACGACAAGCATTTCTTCCCGCCCTACAACGCCACGCCCGTGGTGCGCAAGGGCACGCTCGAACACAATCCGAAGCTCGCGACGCAGCTCAACGCGCTGTCGGCCGCGCTCGACAACGACGTGATGCAGGCGATGGCCAAGGCGGTCGACCTCGACGGCCGATCGCCGCGCGAAGTCGCCGACGCATTCCTGCGCACCCATCAGCTACCGTGA